The sequence GGTCAAGATGCGGGCGCCGCAAACGGCTAATCTTCAGCTCCAGCCGTTGGTGGAGCCGGGCGCTTTTCTTCTCAAGAGCTTCCAGTCTCATCTGTACCTGCGCCAGGAGAGCCACTGATTGTCTCATCTCTGGGGCCATCTTAACTGACACAATGGCACACTCCCCATCATCATTGTCCTCATTATCTGATGGGAAAGAGGAGCTGGGTGTGGAGGAAGATCCAGATATGGATTCATCCCCTTCATCTGCGTCTGGCATGTCATCTGCATCTTCTCTGTCAGTGCTATGAACAGACGTGGAGCtatctgctgcagctgcctgTGTTTTAGAGCCTATTCTTGAGGACTGGTGCCCCCCACGTTGTTTGAGTTTGCTCCCCTGTTTCACATGTTTAGCTTTTTCAGAGGAGCAAGGAGTCTCTCGGCTGTCTTCCCCGTCTCCTCCTGTGAGACTGGCAAGTGCTTCAGCAGCTGCTATGGCTGCTGAGTCGGACTGGTCCAGAGGAGTTGAGTTCTTTGCACCGTCAGCAGATCCCTGCGCATCTGAGGACTGTGGTTTTTCGGTGTTGCTGGCATCGTGACCATCAGCACTGGAGTTGTTGACAGACTTTGTACTGGTGCCACCCGTACTGTCTGAAGTCTGAACGGCAGCTGGTTGTTCCTCGCTGTCTTTTGACTGGCCCTCGCTCCCAGTTGCTTCTTTACTCTCAGCTTCACTGTTTCTGCAACTTTCCGAAGCTTCGTTTGATGTGTCGCTTACTTTTGTGGACTTGCTGGGGATCGTGCTGCCTTCATCCTGGTCGGGTGATGAACACCGTTTCCTCGATGCAGAGTCAGCGGACTGTTTGCGGTCCGTCAGTTCACtcatgctagctagctagccaaATAGCTAACAACCTATGTAGCCCGCAAGCTcaattaaaagaaatgtaaatgcAATCGATTACACCACTGAACTGACTACTTGGATAACGGTTGTGGTTGTGTTACGCGGATCGTAATGTAACCTACATCCTCAATGAACCTAGAACAGGAAGCAGCTCTCGTATTTCTCCGCGGCCTTGCGGAACGTTAAAAATTAGCAGGCTGTTGCTAACGTTAGTTAGCTTACATTACCTAAGTCGTGTGTCCTCGCAGTAATGGCTGCACCATATTTTCACGAATACAAGCCCAACAAGAAAGACCCGGTCCAAGTAATCAAACTTCTCTGTTCTATATATCCTTTAGTTTTCACTCCGTGTTCTTTATATTAGTTTATGTTTGCATTATCCTTTAGCTTACTATCCGTGCACCGAcgtgacagaaaaacaatctTCTGATTGGTTGCAGTACGCCGCGCTAAAACCTCCCCACCAATCATCTGCAAGGGTGTGTTTACATGGCAATCTGTAGCAGTGGTGCGTGCGCAGCGAGAACGCGCAGCAGTTTAACGACTGTCGTGAGGCTCCAAAACGCCAAGAGATGTACATAAAAACCCACATCTTTACGTTTACAATACATCTATAATAGACTGTAGGttacacaatattttttatctCTCTATCTGTGGCATTAGCTGCTGAAGAGGTGACATTAAACTGTAGGAAAACTGTAATTAATCACACATGGTTCAAGACCTAAAACGTCGAGCCAGATATAAACAAGACTTGACTTTGCTTATGAATCCAAATGAGACGGTAAACAACGGCCTGTGCGATGGTTTGGACAGCACCCACACGTTGGAATGACATGTTTATTAGAAACgattttaatgcacaaaataACGTTTAGCCTCCCACAGCTTGGTTATTTTTACACTCAGTCCTTTTTTCTACTGCCTGAAATGTTTCTTTCATGGCCTTTTGGTGAAGTAATAAGTGCTTAAATTACTAATTTTTAAACAACTAAATTGTCAGCACTTACTTCAGTACCACAGTCTTTGGAGAGATCCATCAGATTCGTGTTACTTTACGTAGCCTATGAAAATACCTATAAGCCCTATAAATCATCTTTATGTTAACTAATATGTTCGGCTGGGGTTTACTTGATTTCCTAGTCCTCAAATAGAGGACACACTTTTAGCAGGCTTCGTGAGCGGGATTACATAACATTCATAGCAATCAAATACCCATATGTCTTCCATTGCTtagatgaaataaacaaacagcagagtaGCCTATTGAATGACAAAACTTTCATCAGGTCGGCCGTGTAATTCACAAACTCCAAACAGGGCTTACATTTATTAGCCTATATACAAAGCATGTGGATAATTTTGGCTTGCAGCGATATGCATGTTGTAACACATTAATATTATACGAGAGTCTAAATGAATGACATGTATGTTCGTGAAAAgtgatgtattttcatgttgGCACTTTAAACCATCACTAGGCTGTCACCTAGTGATGAAATAGGCTCCATCCTAAAATAAACTCCCCCTGATGATGCCtgcagaggattttttttcataccGATGGCTATACATCGATTGAAATAAGTGTCAAACATGACTGGAAATTGGCCGATGGGATATTACTTTAATGTCCTATTCCCAGTAGAGCATTTAGCCAGCCCGAACCAAACGGAACAAGGGGGAGTCGCAGGATTATACcaatttaaaagacaaatatggGACATGGAGAGCCCGGTAGGTCAGTGCTAAAATTAGACGCTGCTCCTTCCGCGACAGCAGCCAAACTGCgatacataaaaaacatgtaaaccAGGGGATACACTATCACAAGGGCTGGCGGTACGGGCAAGTTTTCCATGGGTGACATTTAACGCCACACGTTGACAGGGGAGGCTCTGTGCGTAACGCAGGGACAGCGCCGGATCCACACGGGACATTGCTGCGCAAACCATGAGTGTTTGGTAGTGCTTTTTGGAGACGCCATATGTACTGTCTTCCGCGCACAGCTTCCTTctgcaaaaatgtcttttttaaccATACCAACTCAAGAGGGCCTTTTTACCACGATTAAAAGTGGCAAGTCAGCCGAGGGCGAAGAGAGTAGGTCCCCCATGGACGACGAGGataaggatgatgatgatgaggatgatgattcCGAGGACGTCCACCTCATCCCAAGATGCTCCCCGGTGCCCAGAAAGCGAGGCCTGTCCATCTACGAAGAGACTGCTGAGTATATACGGACCCACGCGGCGCTGCCGGCCGGAAAGA is a genomic window of Thunnus maccoyii chromosome 4, fThuMac1.1, whole genome shotgun sequence containing:
- the tspy gene encoding testis specific protein Y-linked isoform X2, coding for MSELTDRKQSADSASRKRCSSPDQDEGSTIPSKSTKVSDTSNEASESCRNSEAESKEATGSEGQSKDSEEQPAAVQTSDSTGGTSTKSVNNSSADGHDASNTEKPQSSDAQGSADGAKNSTPLDQSDSAAIAAAEALASLTGGDGEDSRETPCSSEKAKHVKQGSKLKQRGGHQSSRIGSKTQAAAADSSTSVHSTDREDADDMPDADEGDESISGSSSTPSSSFPSDNEDNDDGECAIVSVKMAPEMRQSVALLAQVQMRLEALEKKSARLHQRLELKISRLRRPHLDQRSSITKTIPGFWVTALLNHPHLSAHIDETDEDALSYMTDLEIESFKNNKLGYRIRFHFRRNPYFQNNIIMKELHLGMGGSPMSFSNPILWHRGQNLTAHSEPRKLSRGVYQTFFSWFSDHSNPGQDDVAQILKDDLYRDPLRYYLTPLWEPRENGSASGARAADNGNGDDCVVISDSDDEPGEETGEAEQGHSREEEEEEEEEEDRGPSADESPEEEDDGGEIVIDGSDDSDQEEEEEEEEEA
- the tspy gene encoding testis specific protein Y-linked isoform X1, giving the protein MSELTDRKQSADSASRKRCSSPDQDEGSTIPSKSTKVSDTSNEASESCRNSEAESKEATGSEGQSKDSEEQPAAVQTSDSTGGTSTKSVNNSSADGHDASNTEKPQSSDAQGSADGAKNSTPLDQSDSAAIAAAEALASLTGGDGEDSRETPCSSEKAKHVKQGSKLKQRGGHQSSRIGSKTQAAAADSSTSVHSTDREDADDMPDADEGDESISGSSSTPSSSFPSDNEDNDDGECAIVSVKMAPEMRQSVALLAQVQMRLEALEKKSARLHQRLELKISRLRRPHLDQRSSITKTIPGFWVTALLNHPHLSAHIDETDEDALSYMTDLEIESFKNNKLGYRIRFHFRRNPYFQNNIIMKELHLGMGGSPMSFSNPILWHRGQNLTAHSEPRKLSRGVYQTFFSWFSDHSNPGQDDVAQILKDDLYRDPLRYYLTPLWEPRENGSSASGARAADNGNGDDCVVISDSDDEPGEETGEAEQGHSREEEEEEEEEEDRGPSADESPEEEDDGGEIVIDGSDDSDQEEEEEEEEEA